The following is a genomic window from Brachionichthys hirsutus isolate HB-005 chromosome 10, CSIRO-AGI_Bhir_v1, whole genome shotgun sequence.
TCTGTGTTGTCAGTGAATaccatgaaaagacaaaaaaaagcaacgaTCTCCACTAAAGATTTACTCCACATGACTCCGATAATCCTCGAAGCAAGTCCCCAGCCTCTCTGACTTTATGGGACAAAATCAAAATTTAACACCCACCGTAGAATATTGTATATAAAAAGGTATACAAAGGTGAAATAACAtagttaataaaaataaaaaaatctgtgcCACAAGCTGGAGTGAATATCCAGATTCTTTGGCCGTGGATTAATAAACGCTGCCACGCTGGTGACTGTTTGCATTGGCAGGATGGCGAGTGTGGGAACGATCCGGGACAAACTGCAGCTCCCAAACTGATCATAGAATCCTAAAGGAGGAActcgcctcctgctgcagcacgaAGCGTTTCTATTCGCTCTGCAGCTGCACGGACGCTTGTTTGCTTTGGTCATTTCATGGTATTTAGTGAAAATGGAAAAGCTGCTGAATTTCACAAATCTCATAAATAAGTTGCCATAAACAAATAATATGCTGTAAAAGATTAATTTCATTCCTGATCCAAAAGGGGGATTGACAGAAGTCATGTCTTACAGCTCAAAGTGCATTTCTGTCCTGTTGCTCTGCAATAAGACGAATACGTGGGAGAATATTCTGCGTGGCAACGGATACGAAAAGCCACCAATTAAGAAATCTCTGTGGtgcagcatccacacacacacacacacacacacacacacacaatcacattttGTGTAGGGATTCAGAAGGAGCAGCTCAAACCATTTGTGTATTTAAATTGAAAGCAAATGGTGAAGTTCTACTAGACTAAAGTGACTTTAACAGCCGACAGCACGTTGTTCCAAATGTTTCCTTTAATATATCCAGACCTCAAAACTCTGTGGACGACGTGTCGAGTTTGGACAATCACTTCTAAAGCACAGCAAcacgaggagaggaggagcgcagGTCGGCTGAATGTCATAACCGAAGCTGTATTTAAGTACATCTATTTgtatctgtcttttttttttttttttacatctatcTTCAATGTATGCTACAGTGAAGGTGGTggataatttatatttattaggCTACACTATGATGTACAGTTAAACAGCAATTCTCATGCCATATTctaataaaacaggaaaaaaaaaagatcctctcCAGGTTTCTTGTTTCCGGCGAGACGCTCGGCCAACATCAGAGATGCTTAAGAGGTGGGAAATACGACTGAGGgtggtgatgaggaagaggacttCATCGGCCAGGAAACGGAGTCGATGCCTCTCAGAAgcatctctcctccctccaatTTCAGAACTCTCATCTTTGAACTGGTTCCGGAACTCATTTGTCGGTTCTTTGAAAAGGGCTCGTCTAAATAATGATTCAGACAAAAAACAGATAAACGAGCTGGCATTTTCCCTCTGTTTGAAAAGAACCAATTGTTCCCCCgctgtcaccatggaaactaaATTGTATTTGAGATTCCAGTCGACTCGCTCTGAGGCGCTCACTCAAAACAGAGCGATCCAAATATTCCAGTTTGTTGTCGCACCgctgcttttctttctgcacGTCACATTTTTAATGCACAGgcacaaaaaaaggttttatagTGCATTAGTGAGCGCCACCGCTCTTCAGTGCGTGACACTAGTGACATGTACATCTGTTTCATTGCGTCTCCCACGGTTCACTGTTCAcactcatcaccccccccccctcgtctctgtGCTCTCAGTGAggtgttaccatggaaactggCTACAACTGATGTGCTTGAAACGTTACGAttggcagacacacactcacattttcctcattcattattaTGCAAGGCACTCAGGGTATGTTGCATGCTaatgcagctgcaggaacacgAATGCTTATGAAAGAGACGTGTTGCTGCTCTGCTCAGTGGATGAAGGGAACCAAGTATGAGGACATATTAAAGATATTTTAAGCTTTCACttaattgcatttatttcattatttcttttgcaGATCCAGATCTTTAGTCCAGCTAAATATTTGGATCTTATCTTATTCTTTTACCGTTTCTATTATATATTGCTATTATTTGGTTTGCCCGACATTTCCCAAACCTTTATTGCTCCATTTCTCACAGTGACAATTTCCATCATTTTCCCACATTAAAACACGCTTCGACGAGACACGTGGTTTCAATTCAATCAGGAGTCACGCGTGATCATTCTGGGATGCTCAGCATGGCTGACTTTACGTTTCTGTGGGGGCAGATTGGTTATTATCTCCGGTGAGGAGGTTGTTTgtgcctgcgttggtttgtttgtcttttagcaagataacgcaaaTTGTTCTGGACGGATTTACATTTATACTGAcaatccacaagagatcctggattctggatcagtttgaaaatgttggtaacattgcagtcaatggagcctcaaaatgtgttcctcaatatctcggttgattattgaccgatgtttatggaatttgacacattcatgtAGAGTGGGGGCTTCTATCTCACCGCCGAATTTCATtcggatcagatccggattgcagaCATTGTCGCGAGCcgcattttcacatttacttataaatgggcttttttcaaaaaatcatatcttgtaaaatatgcattaaattcactcaccaagaaCCAGAGTCATAAatgggtccgatatgcactatcacgcagaatgtctttgctgcaggctgatttctgcccctgcacagctgcggaggcatcgttgaactgaacgagacacacctgttacacgtctcacctgatcagctgctgcctctctggacccgcctctctggacccgcctctctggacagttctctgccagatcATCCTCCctgtttcctcagtgtttctcAAGCCCTCCCGTATTGTCCCATATTCCCTAGTTGTATCTTTAAtccctgaggaaacagatccactTGAAATTGGGAtacattttcacacatttttgttttgtttttggatatAATATCTCCACAAACacggttctgtttttgcttgcctttaccaagacactgtggaattagtagtgggcaaacagatttgttgcatcttcaaaagctctggatctagacgAACCCGCCATTAcagaaagtgtgctttttgtgaataacttctaaactaataatgatatcaatgtgaatccagttgctaaagatTTGATTTCATGGATAGGAAATCTGacaatatagataaaataaattttaCCGGGAGCTGAAACGACTCTGGCGGCTCAGAATGCTCGGCTGACCTTTTTCTCTGCAGGCATATTGACATGTCATAGCAGGAGCCAGAACTCAGAATACCAGCAGCCTGGAAATAGCTCACCGGCATCGGATGCAGTCGTCAGCCCAGAACACGACCACCTGGGACGACTTGTTCAGGCCCGTTCTTAAAACAGACCCAACAAACCTGATAACACCGATCCTCTGCAGAGGTTTCAGTCTGAAAGGAATACATCCATGGCTTCAATGTAGGaagatccaggatccaggattAGATGAAAACCAGTTGGCTATTAGCTCGAATATGATATaaaattactttatttttaagttatttAAGATTATTTCCTTTTGAGAAAAGAACCTCCTCATTTAATCTAACTTTTTGTtcccttcttttattttaatgcaatcAGTTAAAACTGGATCTAATCAACTCTTCGTCGGTCCCGGACCGCCACCCCTCAAAGGAACTTCACGCCATTCTATTAATAATGTTGAAATATCCCGGGTGCTCAAACCCACCGGCAGAGGTAACTGTAGGTCTGATTAGAAATGATGGTTTATAAAGGAAATGggccaatcagccaatcagcagaaGGAGCACTTGTGCTGATTGGCCCATTTCATAATTATGACGCACCGTCTTCTAACAAAACTAGAATGACAAGAAGATTCCAAAGACCGAGAAGCGAATTTAACTCAAACATCAATTATTTCATCAAAAAGAAGAATTTAATGAATCTGAATCTGTTCATTTCTGATTCGCCATTGTAAAGCtgtttgatccccccccccccacttcgaGCTGCTGTGATGTCCTCACAGAGACGGTTTGTGTCCAACAACGTGTCAAAGCTGTTCACACTTGCATTTTAATTTGGACTGTGGATCCTGCCAGAGTTGAGCATGACTCACTCCATCGCCCCCCGTCTCCTTTACACAAATATCCGTCGCTCTCATCTGTAACTGCAGACTGAGATATCCTCGATTAACCGCCTTATTTATAGCCAGTTGTTCCATTTGGTTTGTCACTTATGTGCAAATCACtctgaaaaacaaattacataTGGCCTTCAAAACCCGATCAGTGATCTtgtttaggatttttttttttgtttgacaaTGGCCGTTCTGGAgtttccctttaaaaaaaataaaatacatttgtaatattCAGAACAGGCACGACGTGGAGATCCGATTCTTGAGGACTTTTTATAGCTAATTCAAGAAGATCTGCGATGGCCTTTTCACTCAGACAGGCAGATATAACCTTCGGATTAGATTTCAAGATCAAATCACGGAGTCTGTTTTATGAATGAGGCCCTGAGGCTTCTACAGCCGAGGAGGCAGACGCCATGCACGTGATCTGATGCCGATGACAGGCTGCTAAAATATTGATCAGAACGGAGGCTAAGCACCGGAAAGATTGTGGAATATCTTTCTATGAATAGGAAAGGCAATAAAAACGTTATCGTTAAACTGACTTTTGGGGAAAATCCGACTGTTTACGATGACTTTTGGTGGCGGTTCTGGGCTTTGATAGGTCGAGATCTGAGGACTTTCTTGGTTTTGAATGTTGCCCCagtctgtttccatggtaattaTATTGTCTATGGCAAACAGTCTGTGATGCACAGCCATGGAATTTTTGCTCCAGTTTTTTCTCTAAAGAGGAGCAACTGGGCGTTTGCATCATGTAccgaaatctttttttaaagctacagcaaaagaataaacaaaaagtACAATTCAAAACTTGACTCAAATAAAAGTATATCAGAAGCTGGAAAATGTCATTATAAAAGCAGGCTTCAGTTTTCATGTCCACTGACTGATCAAATCAAATATCGCTCTGCATCCTTACATTATTGAACAAGAGGTTAATAGATTATTGATCCATTTTCTCTCAGAGCCAACTTCTGTACAGACTTATAAACACAGACTCACAGTAAATAGAAATACTGACGTCAGGTACAAGTACCTCAGAAGAACTAATGTTGGACCTCATTTAAACTTTGGTAGTTTAGCATTAAGATGGATGTAAGATCAGTAAAATGATGAAGCCATTCATCTTATGGAGCGGCAGCGTCCATCCAGCCACGCTGCAGACACCTCCAGTGTTACACAAGCACATTTCACAGCAGCACTTAGCATCTGAAACACAAAATATAgctctgtgtgggtgtgctgTACTGTAAATGGGTTTAAAAGGTGAAAAACGATGGCGCAGCGGCACAGCGCTCGCCTCACTGAGAGGAACAATATTTGCGGAGGGGGTTCTTCATAATTGAAAAGGGCGAAATTGATTATAGTTCGTTTCAGGTATACAGTACTTGACTGACATTCggaaaataatttgtaaaaatGGCTTTGAGGAGGATTGCTGCTTTTACTTATTAATACGACTTTTGCTCCTTCAAAAGGAATTTGGAGCAGAGAAAACTCAAAGCTCACGGATGTCCAGGAAGCCCACAGACCCGCAGGCaagaggagaggggggaaaTCCATTTAGATGAGGATAACAGGTTGGCTGAGGAAATAGCTCTCCATCACATGTCCAGAGTTTAGCTTCAAATCGTTTTACCTATATGACATGAGGGCCccatcattttaacattttccacATTGCCCTGAAAGATTCGAGTTAATTCCTGTCAAATAGAGCGAAAATGCTGCTTCATTCGTgggtttgtatttatttattaacactgaaaaagtacaaatattgTAAAAGCACTGATTTTTGTACTGAAGTTTGCATAAGTtgtcctttaaatgttttaatcttatttttttaGGAGAAAAGACTCCAATTATCAGTGTTTGATGCTGCTTCGCTTTAGAGCACGATGAATCCAGGCTGGGCTTCCTGGAGATTTCAAGTCTCGCCACCGTATCACGCAGAACATTTGGAATATCAAGGTGTAATGGGTGTGATCGATCCTCTTTGGCCAACCTGCCCGCCTTGCTTTCAGTAGATGTAAGGGAAGATCCTGTATGGGACGCGCCGGCAGTAGGCGTCCCACGCTAGTCCATATTTGGCTCTGCATTGCCTCTCATCGCGGTCCTCTCGGTGAATCAGCAAGACGGTGAAATATAGGACATAGAAGTAAGGCAGAAGATGCGAGAACCCTGAAGAAGAGAGGCATAAGTCAAGTCAAATGTGACTTATAAAGCACATCTGAAAGGGGTCTGGTCATTAAAGCCCCCCCAACAGCAACTTCCTGCTCATGATAAATGTGATTGGACACAGTGAATACCCCGTATCTATGATTTCATCCAGATTTTCTAGGTCTCTGTGTCCTGCATGGCTTCACGCATTCTTACCACATGGCAGAGACCAGGCCAGGGCCATCAGGAGGTCCCCCAGGTAATTGGGGTGACGAACAAAACCCCACCAGCCTGACACGAGCAGCCTCTTCCCTGTTGCTGTGGCAATGGTTTCCAGTTCTGCAAATGACGTCTCTGAGTATCTGCATCTTCCACTTCAAGGTAGCACGAAGTACATCGGTTTGATCTACAGAATGACctgaaagaaatgcaaatacTGACTTGCGACGCTCGGGTGCGAAGGATCTCTTCTGAACTGGTTCTTCTGCGAGTTGGATTTTCTGAAAACGTAATACCCCAAACCTGATGACagagagaataataaaaatcacCATCTTTACCTTGGACTTGTAACTCGTGATGGAAACAGACTCTCGGTTACCATTCAGGGCGATTATAGCCGCTGCTCTGAGGGAGCTCAGGGTGTGTGGATGCGCCACCAGGAAGGCGGCCTGCAGGCTGTACGTGAAGGGAACCCAGGCCAGGTCCCCGAAGGCCAGCATGAAGCCAAAACCATCATGCACAATGTCCATAGTTGTCAGAACAGCCTCCTGTTGCAACAGTatgtggggggggtcacgtaATGCAGGTCTCTTCTTTGGATTCACATCACAGTCTTCATCTCTTTCCGACGTCGCCCTCTCACCTCGTTCCACAAGGCATCCGCCACATACAGCATCTGGAAGCTGTTCACCAGCATCATGGCGAGGGATGGCGAACCCCGAAGCTCCGCCTCTTTCATCAGCATGCCAAGGTTTATGACCACCTGAAAAGAAAGCCGGTcgaacattaaataaaatatttcgaAAAGGAAAAGTATTATGCAACACATACCTTGTAATGCATCCGTGATTTATAGTTTGACACCACTGACAATAGCTaacaaataacaacaatacTATCTGTTTACCCGACTTTATTATCCCTGAAAGCATTCAGAAGGAAGCAGAAAGTCTCCCACACACTGTCTGTAGCCAGCAGGTGGGagatttctctttcttctcctaCGCACCTGGCTTTGAAACACTCAGACGCGCAAATATTTTACTGTTTATTCTGCAAATACAGAggcaaaaatgaaatgctggaCAAAGAGCATCAATGTTTTCAAGGATCACTCTAttgcttttctgtttgtatgacttttttgtgtgtaaataatgaatagaaaaagaaagattAATAATCTTATAAGAGTCTATTCAATTTATCATTGGACATTTTGTCTTATTGGACTCAGAGACTCAGAAACTGTCCCTCAAACAAATGTCTCTCTGGGTCAGGTCGTCAGGGACAAACGTTTCTGATTCCTGATTCTGACTGACTGTAAATTATTAAGAACAGTCACGGAGGGCAACATCGCCACCTGTCGGCTTACGTGTGTATTTACTGTGTTCTCCAATGAAGATCATCAGTGAGTAACTTATAAAACTGTCTGTTCATTATATTTATTCTTTAGACCTTAAGCTAAAGACCGCAAATataattcttatttttatacattttacacTATACATGCCACAACAGATCAGAAAGGTCAGTTTATGTTTAAATTAACACGTAAATTATGTTGCATTGTTGTTCTCATGAGTTCTTTGCTTTTAGGGATGACATTAGTTCATACAGGACAGATTGATGGTGAACGGATTGTTCACGTCTGCAGATGAACTCACCCAGCCAATCAGACCCGGTCTGAGCTCGCAGAAATATTTAAGGTCAAAGCTCCCGACCCGTGGGTTCAGCTCCCGTCCGATGAAGAAGTCATACAGAGGATTCCCTGGACGGGACAGAGGgatgaaatcatttaaaacaagtCATCTGGAGGTGATAAATCTCCCAGGTGCATCGGTATGTGATAAGGTGAGCCCAGAGTAGTGACTCATCATCATatacagtaccggtatatatatatatatatatgtatatatagccTTGTAGCAACGACAAATTGAAGCGGTAGCCAACATGGGAAAATCAGGACACCTTCAAAGGTGGTCGAGAACAATCCAGACTTTCAGATCCAGACGGACAAACTGGTGAGCCTgacatggtggtggtggtggataaaCATCAGAAGAAAGGGTTAGCGATGGATGTAGCAATCCCGAGCGATAgcaacatcaggaagaaagaacaagaaATGCCAAGAGCTGGAgaacatgtggggggggggggggggggtgaagaaggcaacagtggtgccagtagtgatcagtcctacatacatatacacactatGGGCAGGATGAACAACCTTCAGAGTCACCTTCAATCATCATTCCAGTGGAACTAAAAAAAGATCAGATTTAAATAACTTGCTAGCAATTAAATTATTTAGCAATTCCCAAAAAtcaatgtgtttaaaaacagCTTATATCTATTCACTTTTACATTCCGGTAATCAAATCCGCTCACTGAGATACAAAAGGGCTTCTTTACATGCTGACCTGTCACGGTAGCAATAGCACAGCCGTGAACGACATTAATTACTGGCTGCATCCCAGTGGGCTTCAAGGTCCAGGCCTAACTGGTTTTAACACGTCGCAGTACCGTTTACATGCTAAATAGTTCCACGTTTACTTTTCCTCTTTCTAATTTAGTGCTTCAGCTTCATTTAGCTAATCAAACATGCATGTGAAACGCTTTACTGTCATACTGTTTTCCCCTTTTAAAAAGCTGCATTGCGCTCATGGAGTCTTCTCCTCATTTCATCCcggcatgaacagcagcatcagccAGCAGGAGCTGAATCATCCCACCGGCCGCGCTCTGGTTTCTTCCTTCGGAGGCAGCCGAGCAGAGCGAAGCTGCTGAAGCAGGGTCAGCTCACATGAAAAGCGTGTTCCCGACGCCTGCAGGCTCCTGGAGCGCTCGGCTGTTAGATAATTACCCAGAGGAATACCAAAGTCAGGCCCACAGATGCACAGCGTTCCAGCAGTAACCGCTTACAGGCAGTGTTTTTACAGTGAAGCCTTCCTTTCATGACGAACCCACACTCTCACCTGTGTTGCCCCCCAAAgcgagagcaggagcaggagcccAGAAGGAGCGGATGTAAAGGTACACGGAGAACAGGAATGACGCCGCTATTGCACACACCGCCAGAGGTAACAGCAGCTCAAACACCTCACCCAGAGGGGCGCCTAGCCCCatgagcaacagcagcaacacgccAGTGATGCACAGGGCATgaaaacctgggggggggggagagaaaaggagcGATGAGCCGACCGACACGGGCTGGTTTAGAACAGATAAACGTAGGATGGGGTGAGAGTTTAGATTGTGTAACTGTGGTAAAGTTAAGGTTAAGAAGTAGAGAGGTtgaactaaaaataaaaccacggCCGATGCTTTTTTTACTACAGTGAAGCAGTAGGAATATGAGCAAAAGTAAACATAGCTGTAAAATATTATTGTCATCATAATAAATACCTTCATAATTTTACAGTATCAGAGACAACAATActcagtgaaaaacaaaaatcatcttATACCATTTTAAATAAACCCAACAGTACCATTAATGGGATACTTGAGCCGCGTTCCATCCCGCAGAACTATTCCTTCAGACACCTGCAGgtagacacacagaaacagagactATCATGCATAGCCCCAGTTCACACCTATGATATGTTTAATTATGGCAACTAATTAAGTTGTATAATATTTCCATGGACAGCTTCATGTTTATATGCATATCAGTTGTCAGCAATTCATTCCATGCTCATCTTGTTAGCATGAACCGCTACGACTTGGCTTTCTGCGGATTCAGCCTGTGTCGGGTGTATCTCACGTAAAGCTTAAATAGATGCTaccaaatttaatttaatgagtATTTTAATGGGGGGCATCACTTCTGTTAGGAGTGACCCGGGGtcacggacaaagcggttcggaaagtgaatgaatgaatgagtacTTTAATGACTCGTTTGTTTCAGCCAGGTGTCCATAAGGCTCTGCTGACAACGGCAATTTaaattacaattacattttaatcgCCAAATTACTGTGGGAACAGAAGCCACTACTGAGCAGAAAGTGTGTTTAAACagcttgattttgttttttaaaatgcaacatGATTGGAATATTTCATTTAAGCATCGATTATATATTCAGAGAAACATTATCACAAGTCCCCCGATAGATGATTATTATTGAGATACATATTCCCCATTAGCATGACCTACCTTTCCTAAAGGCAGCAAATAGAGGAGGGCGTGCAGAGCAACCcaggccagcagcagcaccggggCCAGAGGATCCCACAGCTGCTCGGCGACGGGGACTGGAGGGGGCCAGAGGAACACGCTGGCCTCAGGTGATCGCCTCACACAGATCAGGTAGAGCACCGTCAGTGGAAGAAAGAGGGGAACGCCTACAGCACCTGAGTGAGGATTACACAGAGAACAGCTCGGTTGGTACGACTGAGCGGCAGCAAGCATCACGTAAACGTGAGCTGTTTTCTGACGCCACTCACCCAGAGTTCCTCCAAATTCCCTCTCCGTGTCATGAGAGGatttttgtttgactgtttggcTGTGCGGCCTCATTACTGGTCTCCTGAGACGACACAGAGGTTAACGCATTGAATCCGAATAAggacaacagaaaacacacagtcGTCATGCAGAGAGTCTGTTCTAATGAGGGTGAATGTTACTGTTGAATTATAAATCACAATAATGTATTAATCGACAGCGATTGATGCAAATTAACGACTGAATATTTTACACAAATCATAAAGCTATTTTTAAACAGATCGTACACTTTCAGTGTAGCATTTTTACGCAAAGTCATCAAAATCTACTGATGAAATCGGGCCATGGACAGAACAGCAATAAGTCTAACGGTATATGACTTTTATTTGGAGCCCTGATACGTAAGTACATAATATTTTTGTAATTCATGACTCAATAGAAAATGCTACATAAATGATGAAAATGGGAATGGGTGAAGTCTGCTTAAATTTTTCAGTTTTAACACAATCATCTGTTTTAAAACATAAACGTATATTGACCTCAGCGCGAGTGAAAGAAAATATACGtataaacataaaaacatagtttttgtttttaaataaatactgcGTCTTACCTGCAGAGAATGGGGGTGAAGGTGGGATTGCCATACCTTTGTACATCCACCCAGCAGCCGGCAGATGGAAACGCCCTCGTCAGACGCTTAACAATCTCTCAGCCAATAGGATCCTTCCGAGGTAATCAGAAGAGGGTGGAGAGAAAAGGCCTCAACCAATCAAAGGAGTTCTTCTGGTGGCGCGTCACACTCGCGCTACAATGAGGATTGAGCAGTAGATGCTGATAAAATACACCTGATTATCTTTATTAAGTAAAGATCAATGTCAATATATTAATAGTATTATTCTTTTAAATTTGTCTATTTCAACTGTCAGTTTTGGAAAACCAAGACAACACATTTCACATCTTTGCAATTCACTTTTATTGGAGATATATATTAAAATTCTGACAAACATTAAACTTTTCTGTGGAAGGCATGCACAGAAAACGGAATCAGCTGAAAGG
Proteins encoded in this region:
- the tm7sf2 gene encoding delta(14)-sterol reductase TM7SF2 — protein: MRPHSQTVKQKSSHDTEREFGGTLGAVGVPLFLPLTVLYLICVRRSPEASVFLWPPPVPVAEQLWDPLAPVLLLAWVALHALLYLLPLGKVSEGIVLRDGTRLKYPINGFHALCITGVLLLLLMGLGAPLGEVFELLLPLAVCAIAASFLFSVYLYIRSFWAPAPALALGGNTGNPLYDFFIGRELNPRVGSFDLKYFCELRPGLIGWVVINLGMLMKEAELRGSPSLAMMLVNSFQMLYVADALWNEEAVLTTMDIVHDGFGFMLAFGDLAWVPFTYSLQAAFLVAHPHTLSSLRAAAIIALNGLGYYVFRKSNSQKNQFRRDPSHPSVAKLETIATATGKRLLVSGWWGFVRHPNYLGDLLMALAWSLPCGFSHLLPYFYVLYFTVLLIHREDRDERQCRAKYGLAWDAYCRRVPYRIFPYIY